Proteins from a genomic interval of Panthera uncia isolate 11264 chromosome C1 unlocalized genomic scaffold, Puncia_PCG_1.0 HiC_scaffold_4, whole genome shotgun sequence:
- the CDKN2C gene encoding cyclin-dependent kinase 4 inhibitor C produces the protein MAEPWGNELASAAARGDLEQLTSLLQNNVNVNAQNGFGRTALQVMKLGNPEIARRLLLRGANPDLKDRTGFAVIHDAARAGFLDTLQTLLEFQADVNIEDNEGNLPLHLAAKEGHLPVVEFLVKHTATKVGHRNHKGDTACDLARLYRRNEVVSLMEGNQAEGASNLQ, from the exons ATGGCCGAGCCTTGGGGGAACGAGTTGGCGTCCGCAGCTGCCAGGGGGGACCTAGAGCAACTTACTAGTTTGTTGCAAAATAATGTAAACGTCAATGCACAAAATGGATTTGGAAGGACTGCGCTGCAG gTTATGAAACTTGGAAATCCCGAGATTGCCAGGAGACTACTACTTAGAGGTGCTAATCCCGATTTGAAAGACCGAACTGGTTTCGCTGTCATTCACGATGCAGCCAGAGCAGGTTTCCTGGACACTTTACAGACTTTGCTGGAGTTTCAAGCTGATGTTAACATCGAGGATAATGAAGGGAACCTGCCCTTGCACTTGGCTGCCAAAGAAGGCCACCTCCCTGTGGTGGAGTTCCTTGTGAAGCACACGGCCACCAAAGTGGGGCATCGGAACCATAAGGGGGACACCGCCTGTGACTTGGCCAGGCTCTACCGGAGGAACGAGGTCGTTAGCCTGATGGAGGGAAACCAGGCAGAGGGAGCTTCGAATTTGCAATGA